The following coding sequences are from one Odocoileus virginianus isolate 20LAN1187 ecotype Illinois chromosome 7, Ovbor_1.2, whole genome shotgun sequence window:
- the MRLN gene encoding myoregulin, whose product MMCKNWILISTTTPTSLEDEIVGRLLKILFVIFVDFLSIIYVVITS is encoded by the coding sequence ATGATGTGTAAAAATTGGATATTAATTTCTACTACTACCCCCACAAGTCTAGAAGATGAAATTGTGGGAAGACTTCtaaaaattttgtttgtaatCTTTGTTGACTTCTTGTCTATTATATATGTTGTTATAACTTCTTAG